The following are encoded in a window of Rubellicoccus peritrichatus genomic DNA:
- a CDS encoding glycoside hydrolase family protein: MQNQALNPDIEKNLSSFAKRLQGVGRILEDPDNNVWGCSPIYDEDGNVHVFYSKWVNESAHEGWLTCSQIGHAIASHPEGPYEVQDTALIGRGGDYWDSMTIHNPTIHKIGDLYYLFYMGNSDGTVATKRVGVAVSDSLYGPWERFDAPLIDVGSDEDDAWDSLVTSNPAFLLTPDGESRLYYKGWNLKDWQSDLGEGFSPRATGKGPCANRAYGLATAKLPTGPYTKYEGNPIINMRTRLPDAQTEDAYIWQEDGLYKVILRDMGFYNHEYGLYLESEDGLNWNQHPQIGYLNSQVYLPEPPNGLGREGRFERPQLLMKDGKPEYLFCAIVGGKYNTSSGAVLKIT, from the coding sequence ATGCAAAATCAAGCACTCAACCCTGATATTGAAAAGAATCTTTCCAGCTTTGCTAAGCGACTGCAAGGAGTGGGGCGTATTCTCGAAGATCCGGATAATAATGTCTGGGGCTGTTCGCCGATCTATGATGAGGATGGCAATGTTCATGTCTTTTATTCCAAGTGGGTGAACGAGTCGGCACACGAGGGGTGGTTGACATGCAGTCAGATTGGACATGCCATTGCCTCACACCCAGAGGGGCCTTATGAAGTTCAAGACACTGCTCTCATTGGCCGTGGAGGGGATTATTGGGATAGCATGACCATTCACAATCCGACCATCCACAAGATCGGAGATCTATATTATCTGTTTTATATGGGCAACTCGGATGGCACTGTTGCGACCAAGCGTGTTGGGGTGGCCGTATCGGACTCGCTCTACGGCCCATGGGAGCGCTTTGATGCCCCATTGATTGATGTCGGATCAGATGAAGATGATGCTTGGGATAGCCTCGTCACTTCCAATCCAGCTTTTCTACTGACTCCAGATGGTGAATCGCGCCTATATTACAAGGGCTGGAATCTTAAGGACTGGCAGTCTGATTTGGGGGAAGGATTTTCACCACGAGCCACGGGTAAGGGGCCGTGCGCGAATCGGGCCTATGGCTTAGCGACGGCAAAGCTACCCACTGGTCCTTACACCAAGTATGAAGGGAATCCGATTATTAACATGCGAACGAGGCTTCCTGATGCACAGACTGAGGACGCCTACATCTGGCAGGAGGATGGTTTATACAAAGTGATTCTGCGTGACATGGGATTTTACAACCACGAGTATGGTCTCTATCTTGAGTCGGAGGATGGGCTTAACTGGAATCAGCATCCACAAATCGGTTATCTCAATTCACAGGTGTATCTTCCTGAGCCACCCAATGGCCTTGGTCGGGAAGGGCGCTTTGAACGTCCGCAGCTTTTGATGAAAGATGGTAAGCCAGAGTATCTGTTCTGTGCGATTGTTGGTGGTAAATACAACACTTCCTCCGGGGCTGTTCTCAAAATTACCTGA
- a CDS encoding GH116 family glycosyl hydrolase: MNTETRLYNNIYEGKQLDRVAFPLGGIGAGMICLDGNASFSNISLRHRPEVFNQRIMFSALNVKQGDQKKARILQGRTPDWKIMFPWNKFTKDKPCSSANGGPGTIYGLPYFQECSFAARFPFATVDLSDPEMPVGVQVRAWSPFVPGQSDDSSLPVAGVEYTFHNRSKESVEAVFYHAADNFMKVEKKSEGCGCGSNEKQEVDDGVRPVENGFVLYQSDAGDCTYREGAFAVAADQPAVVNSRWFRGGWFDAMSVLWKEIENGELPAHEAVDDDAGSSNGGSLAIPFKLEPGESHTVRLRLAWYVPKSDLSSGLPDARQGEEYQPWYAQKFKGIDELLGSWLEKYDSLQIASNDFANCLYSSTLPPEVLEAITANLSILKSPTVLRQNDGRIWAWEGCFDDFGCCSGTCTHVWNYAQAMPHLFPDLERTLRQSEFYDSQDDKGHQNFRASMPIGEVTHDHHAAADGQLGGIMKIHRDWKISGDTDWLRAIWPKVQSSLQYCIDTWDPDRNGTLIEPHHNTYDIEFWGADGMCTSFYLGALKAAAIMAEALGEDSSAYQSLYEAGRTFMEGELFNGEYFIQKIQWEGLKASSPADAATPGGVKSYRSPESRKLLEKEGPKYQYGNGCLSDGVLGQWMAEVCGVGEILDQAKVRSHLNAVYRYNFRKSLHNHANPQRPTYALNDEAGLLLCSWPHGDRLTLPFVYSEEVWTGIEYQVASHLIMMGEREKGVEIVRAVRSRYDGRVRNPFDEYECGHWYARAMSSYSLFQAFSGARYDAVEQVLYLKQDGNEDYSTFLCTENGYGQAGIRNGKPFLEVASGVVPVKRIQV; this comes from the coding sequence ATGAATACTGAAACAAGACTTTATAACAATATCTATGAAGGTAAACAGCTTGATCGTGTAGCCTTCCCACTAGGTGGAATCGGGGCTGGAATGATCTGCCTCGATGGCAACGCTTCTTTCTCAAATATATCTCTGCGTCACCGGCCTGAAGTCTTTAATCAGCGCATTATGTTCAGCGCACTCAATGTTAAGCAAGGTGATCAAAAGAAGGCGCGTATTCTCCAAGGGCGTACTCCGGATTGGAAGATCATGTTCCCATGGAACAAGTTTACGAAAGATAAGCCATGCAGTTCTGCAAACGGTGGGCCAGGAACGATTTATGGCCTCCCGTATTTTCAGGAGTGTTCATTTGCTGCGCGCTTTCCATTTGCAACGGTTGACCTCAGTGACCCCGAAATGCCAGTTGGTGTGCAAGTGAGGGCATGGAGCCCTTTTGTTCCTGGACAATCTGATGATTCATCGCTGCCGGTCGCAGGAGTGGAATACACATTCCATAATCGTTCAAAAGAATCCGTAGAAGCGGTCTTTTATCATGCAGCTGATAACTTCATGAAGGTCGAAAAGAAATCGGAAGGCTGTGGATGCGGATCCAATGAAAAGCAAGAAGTTGATGATGGCGTTAGGCCGGTCGAAAACGGTTTCGTTTTATATCAGTCAGATGCTGGTGACTGCACATACCGCGAGGGGGCCTTTGCGGTCGCAGCTGATCAGCCAGCGGTAGTGAATAGTCGTTGGTTTCGTGGTGGCTGGTTTGATGCGATGAGTGTCCTTTGGAAGGAAATTGAAAATGGCGAACTGCCTGCGCATGAAGCCGTGGATGACGATGCTGGTTCGAGTAACGGCGGTTCGTTGGCCATTCCCTTTAAATTAGAGCCTGGTGAAAGCCACACAGTACGACTTCGTCTGGCTTGGTATGTGCCAAAGAGCGATCTGAGCAGTGGTCTGCCTGATGCACGGCAAGGTGAGGAATATCAACCGTGGTATGCTCAGAAATTTAAGGGTATCGATGAGCTGCTTGGTTCTTGGCTGGAGAAATATGACAGCTTGCAAATAGCATCCAATGACTTTGCGAATTGCCTCTACTCAAGCACTTTGCCACCGGAGGTTTTGGAGGCGATCACTGCGAATTTATCGATCCTGAAGAGTCCGACTGTTTTGAGGCAGAATGACGGTCGCATCTGGGCCTGGGAAGGTTGTTTCGATGATTTCGGCTGCTGCTCGGGAACTTGCACACATGTCTGGAATTATGCCCAGGCGATGCCGCATCTTTTTCCCGATCTTGAGCGCACTCTACGACAATCTGAATTTTACGACTCTCAAGATGATAAAGGGCATCAGAACTTTCGTGCCTCCATGCCTATTGGAGAGGTTACGCATGATCATCATGCCGCGGCCGATGGACAATTGGGTGGCATCATGAAGATCCACCGTGATTGGAAAATCAGCGGCGACACGGATTGGCTACGCGCTATTTGGCCCAAGGTTCAAAGCAGTCTGCAATACTGTATCGATACTTGGGATCCCGATCGTAACGGCACGTTAATCGAGCCGCACCACAATACCTATGACATCGAATTCTGGGGTGCCGACGGCATGTGCACTTCATTCTACCTGGGCGCACTCAAAGCTGCGGCCATCATGGCGGAGGCACTTGGCGAAGATAGCAGCGCTTATCAGAGTCTCTACGAAGCCGGGCGGACGTTCATGGAGGGAGAATTATTCAATGGTGAGTATTTCATTCAGAAGATCCAATGGGAGGGTCTGAAGGCGTCATCGCCGGCAGATGCAGCTACGCCAGGTGGCGTGAAAAGCTACCGTTCCCCGGAATCACGTAAGTTGCTTGAGAAGGAGGGGCCAAAATATCAGTATGGGAATGGCTGTTTGTCGGACGGTGTTCTTGGCCAGTGGATGGCGGAAGTTTGTGGCGTGGGCGAGATTCTCGATCAGGCAAAAGTGAGGAGTCATCTGAATGCCGTTTACAGGTACAATTTTCGAAAAAGTCTGCATAATCATGCCAACCCCCAGCGGCCGACCTATGCCCTGAACGATGAAGCAGGGTTACTGCTTTGCTCCTGGCCACATGGTGACCGATTAACTTTGCCGTTTGTCTATTCCGAGGAAGTCTGGACGGGTATTGAATATCAAGTCGCCAGCCATTTGATCATGATGGGAGAGCGGGAAAAGGGTGTGGAAATTGTGCGGGCGGTTCGAAGTCGTTATGACGGGCGCGTTCGGAATCCTTTTGATGAATATGAATGTGGACATTGGTACGCGCGAGCAATGTCGAGTTACAGCCTCTTTCAGGCATTCTCCGGTGCGCGTTATGACGCCGTGGAGCAGGTGCTTTACTTGAAGCAAGATGGCAACGAGGATTATAGTACATTTTTATGTACTGAGAATGGCTATGGCCAAGCCGGCATTAGAAATGGAAAACCATTTCTCGAAGTCGCATCGGGTGTTGTGCCGGTAAAGAGAATTCAAGTTTAG
- a CDS encoding amidase gives MSLTLGNSENLSVYSSATQIAEAIKTGQTTSEAITLACLRRIGEVNEKINAVFQLQTEAALEQAKQADTDLARGIFYGPLHGLPMTTKDSFDTAGVVSTAGTLGRKNYIPSKDATIVERLKSAGAILLGKTNTPELTLAGHTDNLVYGWTSNPYALDRSPGASSGGAAAIVSAGGAAFDIGTDTGGSIRLPSHYCGLCGIKPTSGRVARTGHIISYDSYDQFLTTIGPIARYVEDLKTILPIISGPDGIDPYVYDIPIGFSEETKLEDLKFCFFTDNDFLTPCAEVVRTVKDVARELEKTGAVIEAFCPEVLQETLDMWLAVITADGGYTKKKILADSGTEQTSKHLKWLSELSMDEGIGKFPQKDFADMFERWAHYQSRVTSAFFNFDIIVCPVSAVPAPKADYESIFEVVSYVGAFNLTGWPAVTVPAGMTKEGLPIGVQIVGKPWEEAKILAVAEYIEKLFGGYKPPAI, from the coding sequence ATGAGTCTTACATTAGGAAACTCGGAAAACCTCTCAGTTTATTCGTCTGCCACTCAAATTGCTGAAGCGATTAAGACGGGACAAACGACATCCGAAGCCATTACTTTGGCCTGTTTACGACGTATCGGTGAGGTGAATGAAAAGATTAACGCCGTATTTCAATTGCAAACGGAAGCAGCATTGGAACAAGCGAAGCAGGCGGATACGGACCTTGCTAGAGGGATCTTTTACGGTCCACTTCACGGTTTGCCCATGACGACAAAGGATTCTTTCGATACGGCAGGAGTTGTTAGCACAGCCGGAACGCTTGGGCGGAAAAATTATATTCCTTCAAAGGACGCTACCATTGTTGAGCGACTGAAATCAGCTGGTGCGATTTTGCTCGGGAAGACCAATACGCCAGAGCTGACTCTGGCGGGCCATACGGATAATCTCGTTTATGGCTGGACCAGTAATCCCTATGCTTTGGATCGTTCGCCTGGTGCCAGCAGTGGCGGTGCGGCGGCGATTGTCAGTGCAGGAGGGGCGGCGTTTGATATCGGCACCGATACTGGAGGAAGCATTCGTTTGCCCTCTCATTACTGCGGTCTATGCGGCATCAAACCAACATCAGGCAGGGTGGCACGCACCGGGCACATCATTTCCTATGATTCGTATGACCAGTTCCTCACCACCATTGGCCCCATCGCGAGATATGTTGAAGATTTGAAAACGATTTTGCCCATTATCTCCGGGCCCGACGGGATTGATCCTTATGTTTATGACATACCGATTGGCTTCAGCGAGGAGACGAAGCTTGAGGACCTGAAGTTTTGTTTCTTTACGGATAACGACTTTCTCACCCCATGTGCTGAAGTGGTTCGGACGGTTAAAGATGTCGCCCGCGAATTGGAGAAAACCGGTGCAGTAATCGAGGCCTTTTGTCCTGAGGTTTTGCAGGAGACTTTGGATATGTGGCTGGCAGTTATTACCGCTGACGGAGGCTACACGAAGAAAAAGATATTGGCGGATTCAGGCACGGAGCAAACCTCCAAGCACCTGAAATGGCTGAGCGAGTTATCTATGGATGAGGGAATTGGAAAGTTTCCTCAAAAAGATTTTGCCGACATGTTTGAGCGATGGGCACATTATCAAAGCCGGGTGACATCTGCGTTTTTTAATTTCGATATCATCGTGTGCCCCGTTTCTGCTGTGCCAGCACCCAAGGCTGATTATGAAAGTATATTCGAAGTCGTTTCCTATGTCGGGGCGTTTAACTTAACGGGCTGGCCTGCTGTAACCGTGCCTGCGGGAATGACAAAAGAAGGGCTGCCAATTGGAGTTCAAATCGTAGGAAAGCCCTGGGAGGAAGCCAAGATCCTCGCCGTCGCCGAATACATCGAAAAACTTTTCGGCGGATACAAGCCTCCAGCAATTTGA
- a CDS encoding sensor histidine kinase, with translation MLKSLRWQLQMWHGIVLTLAVIVLLTMNSVHEKDALLKMTDQQLMGVAPTTIQFYFPLMRRGLAANQFRFSDAGSERRRSRNFSSNDRPHRRSPAPIEGLNQLEDYYYAVWDDNGALTNQSEEIPESLKYPGEFERGWHFRFNNGNREMILVHPSGYLGLVGTSLSNIDKVFHTYLLWSWGSGLAIVIVSWVIGWMLVNLSLKPLNKISETAENIANGDLDQRINIDKANTELRSLVHTLNHTFGRLSKSLQNQIRFTADASHELCTPLAVMLTEIQSGLRKDRSKKEYIERLKVCHISVQHMRSLVDALMQLARIDAGESELELSTKDLKALAEESIIILETAANAKSISIQAQCESITIKVDGAKLQQVIINVLGNAIHHSPENSVIKLNLFEEKDYAIIQIQDEGPGIPNAESERIFERFYQTDDSRSQNGTGLGLAISKAIVEQHGGNIKVVKNSEPGACFVIRIPIR, from the coding sequence ATGTTGAAGTCTTTACGTTGGCAGCTGCAAATGTGGCACGGGATTGTGCTCACTCTTGCTGTGATTGTATTGCTAACGATGAACTCAGTCCACGAGAAGGACGCCTTGCTGAAAATGACAGATCAGCAATTGATGGGCGTAGCTCCCACGACCATACAATTTTACTTCCCACTGATGCGAAGAGGTCTTGCAGCCAATCAATTCAGGTTTTCGGATGCAGGCAGTGAGCGACGCCGATCACGTAACTTCAGCTCAAATGACAGGCCGCATCGCCGATCACCTGCTCCGATAGAAGGCCTTAACCAACTGGAAGACTATTACTATGCAGTCTGGGATGATAACGGAGCACTCACGAATCAGTCAGAAGAAATACCGGAATCCCTCAAGTATCCCGGAGAATTCGAGCGTGGCTGGCACTTTCGCTTCAATAATGGCAATCGCGAAATGATTCTGGTCCATCCAAGTGGCTATCTCGGTTTGGTTGGCACTTCTTTAAGCAATATAGACAAAGTATTTCACACCTATCTTCTATGGAGCTGGGGAAGCGGGCTTGCGATTGTGATCGTGTCATGGGTAATCGGCTGGATGCTGGTTAACTTGTCGCTAAAACCTCTAAATAAAATCAGTGAGACCGCCGAAAACATTGCCAATGGTGACCTTGACCAGCGTATCAATATAGACAAAGCGAATACCGAACTACGAAGTCTCGTCCATACATTGAATCACACTTTCGGACGACTGAGTAAATCACTGCAGAACCAAATCCGTTTCACAGCAGATGCATCACATGAGTTATGCACACCACTGGCAGTCATGCTAACTGAAATTCAGTCAGGCTTGCGCAAAGATCGTAGCAAAAAAGAGTACATAGAACGCCTGAAAGTATGCCATATATCCGTTCAGCATATGCGCAGCTTGGTCGATGCGCTGATGCAACTTGCACGCATTGATGCTGGTGAGTCGGAACTTGAGCTCTCCACCAAAGATCTTAAAGCACTGGCAGAAGAATCCATAATAATCCTGGAGACAGCTGCGAATGCCAAAAGTATCAGCATCCAGGCTCAGTGTGAATCCATTACCATCAAAGTCGATGGAGCCAAACTGCAGCAAGTCATCATTAATGTTTTGGGCAATGCCATTCACCACAGCCCTGAAAACTCTGTTATAAAACTAAATCTTTTTGAAGAAAAAGACTACGCAATAATCCAAATCCAGGATGAGGGGCCAGGTATTCCAAATGCAGAAAGTGAACGCATCTTTGAACGCTTCTACCAAACAGATGACTCACGCAGTCAAAATGGTACCGGCCTCGGCCTTGCGATAAGCAAGGCGATTGTTGAACAACATGGTGGAAACATTAAAGTCGTCAAAAACTCTGAGCCTGGTGCCTGTTTTGTGATACGCATTCCCATTCGATAA
- a CDS encoding AraC family transcriptional regulator, with product MSRYLRLEVNHAVSGTQVWQGRNMLEENRIFGIRESGRKSGYILCHDTGQKFKMRTGHLYFMPSKADLEFEFNDDLFFSAIHFNIILFDGFDLFSSIQEISQFHDQRRYNERLQKAIEGEPNLQNIGKIKGIAFELISEFCPLTLQDLRRLEMIRSKYEKLFGYIYKHGNAATTVDELSGVSGMTRDNLSRSFSRDIGTPLKTWLNKELFRKAEQLLLQSNESSRSVADKLNFSSEYYFSRFFKKHSGIPPGEYQKRRISLLL from the coding sequence ATGAGCCGTTATCTTCGACTCGAGGTGAATCATGCGGTCTCTGGCACGCAAGTCTGGCAAGGAAGAAACATGCTCGAAGAGAATCGAATCTTTGGGATACGCGAGTCAGGCAGAAAAAGTGGTTACATCCTATGCCACGATACTGGTCAGAAATTTAAAATGCGTACAGGCCATCTCTATTTTATGCCTTCCAAAGCGGACCTTGAATTCGAATTCAATGATGATCTCTTCTTTTCCGCCATACACTTCAATATCATACTATTCGATGGTTTCGATCTCTTCTCCAGCATTCAAGAAATCTCTCAATTTCATGACCAAAGGCGATACAATGAAAGGCTGCAGAAAGCAATCGAAGGAGAGCCCAACCTGCAGAATATCGGTAAGATCAAGGGAATTGCATTCGAGCTTATCAGTGAGTTCTGCCCGTTGACATTACAAGACCTGAGGCGGTTGGAGATGATTCGAAGCAAGTATGAAAAACTCTTTGGCTACATTTATAAGCACGGGAATGCAGCAACCACGGTTGACGAGTTGTCAGGAGTATCTGGCATGACCAGAGATAATCTCTCCCGTTCCTTCTCCCGGGACATTGGCACGCCCCTGAAGACCTGGCTGAACAAAGAATTATTCAGAAAGGCAGAGCAACTACTATTACAGAGCAATGAAAGCTCCAGAAGCGTCGCCGATAAACTAAACTTCAGTAGTGAGTATTATTTCTCTCGTTTTTTTAAAAAACATAGCGGCATCCCTCCGGGAGAATACCAAAAAAGGCGTATCTCATTACTACTTTAG
- a CDS encoding response regulator transcription factor, translating to MRILIIEDNPLMANSLARELKEEDYTVDITHDGEEGLYKAANWDYDCIILDLMLPKLNGHQLLQKLRGEKDTPVLIISSEHGVKARINSLNLGADDYMVKPFDLGELLARLRSLIRRSKGRPTNIISFQDVEVDTISRTVSKAGSVVKLTRKEFDILISLSNRNGRIVTNEFLNDNYIDNDDGVASNAIAVHMYSLRKKLGKDLIENVHGQGYKINP from the coding sequence ATGCGCATATTGATAATTGAAGATAACCCCTTAATGGCAAACAGCCTGGCCCGTGAGCTGAAAGAGGAAGATTATACAGTCGACATCACGCATGATGGAGAGGAAGGACTCTATAAGGCTGCCAACTGGGATTATGACTGTATCATTCTGGATCTGATGCTGCCCAAGCTCAATGGGCATCAATTACTCCAAAAACTACGTGGTGAAAAGGACACACCTGTGCTGATTATCTCATCGGAGCATGGTGTCAAAGCACGCATCAACAGCCTGAATCTTGGTGCAGATGATTATATGGTTAAGCCCTTCGACCTTGGTGAATTACTTGCCAGACTACGCTCGCTGATTCGACGCTCCAAAGGGCGACCTACCAATATCATTTCATTTCAGGATGTAGAGGTCGATACGATCTCGCGTACGGTGTCAAAGGCTGGATCAGTCGTAAAGCTTACCCGGAAGGAGTTCGACATCCTGATTTCCTTATCCAATCGTAACGGCAGGATTGTCACGAATGAATTCCTGAACGATAATTATATTGATAACGATGATGGCGTTGCGTCGAATGCCATAGCTGTCCACATGTACAGCCTAAGAAAGAAACTCGGTAAAGATTTGATTGAGAATGTGCATGGACAAGGCTACAAAATTAATCCCTAG
- a CDS encoding DUF2306 domain-containing protein: protein MTKTTNSDETTVELVPTTSAALAAAGKAMVAAIWMSTILFGAYILAFYVANWLDGDITQWNEFLPDLYNSKQPAATVGMGIHFIGGGIILILGCIQIINSIRVRFPKFHRVTGRIYALACLITAIGGLTFIFISGTAGGLVMDIGFAGYGLCMLIAVVETIRHAMAKRFSQHRAWALRLFALAIGSWLYRMYYGFWFLFMGRLGHTSDFRGWFDYFMDFWFYIPNLIVVEIILGRIAIFRSSSAQKVATVILFTSVAFVLLGTYFFTVEIWGPKILRWLVPQ, encoded by the coding sequence TTGACTAAAACGACAAACAGTGATGAAACCACCGTCGAGCTGGTACCTACCACTAGTGCGGCTCTCGCTGCCGCTGGCAAGGCCATGGTGGCAGCCATATGGATGAGCACGATACTTTTTGGTGCCTACATACTGGCCTTCTACGTAGCTAACTGGCTAGACGGAGATATCACACAGTGGAATGAGTTTTTGCCAGACCTCTACAATTCAAAGCAACCTGCCGCAACCGTTGGCATGGGGATTCATTTTATTGGCGGCGGCATCATATTGATTCTCGGCTGTATTCAAATCATCAACAGCATACGAGTCCGCTTCCCGAAGTTTCATCGGGTGACTGGCCGTATTTATGCCCTCGCCTGTCTAATAACCGCTATTGGAGGACTCACTTTCATTTTCATCAGCGGAACGGCGGGCGGGCTGGTTATGGATATAGGCTTCGCAGGTTACGGCCTTTGCATGCTCATTGCTGTCGTAGAAACCATCCGCCACGCCATGGCTAAACGCTTTTCGCAACACCGGGCATGGGCTCTTCGACTTTTCGCACTAGCTATCGGTTCCTGGCTTTATCGTATGTATTACGGCTTTTGGTTTCTCTTCATGGGCCGTCTCGGCCATACCAGCGATTTCCGTGGCTGGTTCGATTACTTTATGGATTTCTGGTTTTATATCCCAAATCTAATTGTCGTGGAAATCATTCTGGGTCGCATCGCGATCTTTCGAAGTAGCAGCGCACAAAAAGTCGCCACTGTCATCCTGTTCACCTCAGTCGCTTTTGTTCTATTGGGCACCTATTTCTTTACAGTTGAAATCTGGGGACCCAAAATCCTCCGTTGGCTGGTTCCGCAGTAA
- a CDS encoding B12-binding domain-containing radical SAM protein: protein MSSKPSVLFVSLSGVRIKNRRLLEAGMTLPGFVERSQVIASLPNLALLTLAAYTPEHWEVHYLDLDGINDDLIEQIVLQDYSLIAISFLTARAYDCYAFADILREQEQVVVLGGLHVSAMPDEAQLHASAIVVGEGEPVWENLLKDFQANQLKERYASSRSDIPGFSNGPIPRYDLLNIEQYNRITLQTTRGCPLSCFFCGASHTISPVRRKAISQVRRELEAILELWPKPFIELADDNTFVNKSWGKELLRLFAEYPIRWFTETDLSIGADREMLNLLAKSNCAQVLIGLESPSSSTLGGMDPGKWKARTQNKATDYIKRIQDHGISVNGCFILGSDEDGPECFERTAETIDALELAEAQITLLTAFPGTQLYSRLKSENRLISDHFWDACTLFDVTFEPLQMTRFELEEGFYQLMQEVYNSERVRNRKAHFNACTKIRRKSRNATVSSL, encoded by the coding sequence ATGAGCAGTAAGCCCAGTGTCCTGTTTGTTTCTTTGAGTGGTGTGCGCATTAAGAATCGCAGGCTGCTTGAGGCAGGAATGACGCTCCCTGGGTTTGTTGAAAGGAGCCAGGTGATTGCAAGTCTGCCGAATCTGGCTTTACTGACCCTTGCTGCTTACACGCCCGAGCATTGGGAGGTTCATTACCTGGACTTAGATGGTATCAATGATGATCTCATTGAGCAAATTGTCTTGCAGGACTACAGCCTGATCGCGATTTCGTTTTTAACTGCTCGTGCGTATGATTGCTATGCATTTGCTGATATTTTGCGCGAGCAGGAGCAGGTGGTTGTATTGGGCGGGCTGCATGTCAGTGCCATGCCGGATGAAGCTCAATTGCATGCGTCAGCGATAGTCGTTGGGGAAGGGGAACCGGTTTGGGAAAACTTGTTGAAGGATTTTCAAGCAAATCAGTTGAAGGAGCGTTATGCGTCTAGCAGAAGTGATATTCCAGGTTTTTCGAATGGCCCGATTCCTCGTTATGACCTGCTTAATATTGAGCAATACAATCGAATTACTTTACAGACAACCAGAGGTTGTCCGTTGAGTTGCTTTTTCTGTGGGGCGAGTCACACGATTTCACCAGTCAGGAGGAAAGCAATATCACAAGTTCGCCGTGAGCTTGAAGCGATTCTCGAACTCTGGCCCAAACCATTTATCGAATTGGCGGATGATAATACCTTTGTCAATAAGTCGTGGGGGAAGGAACTGTTGCGTCTATTTGCAGAGTACCCAATCCGTTGGTTTACGGAAACAGATTTATCGATTGGGGCTGACCGGGAGATGCTCAACCTATTGGCAAAAAGCAACTGTGCGCAGGTGTTGATTGGTTTGGAATCTCCAAGCTCATCTACGCTTGGTGGGATGGATCCAGGAAAGTGGAAGGCCAGGACTCAGAACAAAGCTACGGATTACATCAAGCGCATTCAAGACCACGGCATTAGTGTGAATGGTTGCTTTATTCTGGGAAGTGATGAGGATGGCCCAGAGTGTTTTGAAAGAACAGCTGAAACCATTGATGCGCTTGAATTGGCCGAGGCACAGATTACCCTCTTAACCGCATTTCCGGGAACTCAACTGTACTCTCGGTTGAAGTCTGAAAATCGATTGATCTCGGATCATTTTTGGGATGCCTGTACTCTGTTTGATGTGACCTTTGAACCGCTACAAATGACTCGATTTGAATTGGAGGAGGGATTTTATCAATTGATGCAGGAAGTTTACAACAGCGAACGAGTCAGGAATCGAAAAGCTCACTTTAATGCTTGTACGAAAATTCGCCGCAAATCCAGAAACGCCACAGTGTCATCTTTATGA
- a CDS encoding AraC family transcriptional regulator: protein MITESTDKMFEIHIEDLSSWNKRPHKHNFFEIVYVEKGSGFQCINQHEFPYHEGNIFLLPPMDCHSFKILEPSRFYFIRFTDNYFLGENGLTDYNAWFDRIAYILANYNKVPGDIIASESDRNFIINNIKSIHQEYLSSDGYSQPIITGIIASILNILARSIEKKYVDQANEIENRFGEILRYINTNITSKKELGVPALAAKFGISKSYFSEYFRKQAGISLADYIMESKLRIVETKILHTDLPLKEIAYQLNFSDSSHLARSFKKAYGMTTGEFKSQGKVCCN from the coding sequence ATGATTACAGAATCGACTGACAAGATGTTTGAAATTCATATTGAAGATCTTTCTTCATGGAACAAACGACCGCATAAGCACAATTTCTTCGAGATTGTGTATGTTGAGAAAGGTTCAGGTTTTCAGTGTATCAACCAGCACGAGTTTCCCTATCATGAAGGTAATATCTTTTTGCTGCCGCCTATGGACTGCCATTCATTCAAGATCTTAGAGCCATCAAGGTTTTATTTTATCCGATTTACGGATAACTACTTTTTAGGAGAAAACGGTCTTACTGACTACAATGCATGGTTTGATCGCATTGCATATATTTTGGCCAACTACAATAAGGTTCCGGGCGACATTATTGCTTCGGAAAGTGATCGGAATTTTATCATCAACAACATAAAATCCATCCATCAGGAGTATCTGTCATCGGACGGTTATTCGCAGCCTATTATTACCGGAATCATTGCTTCGATTCTCAACATCCTGGCCAGAAGTATCGAGAAGAAGTATGTCGATCAGGCGAATGAAATCGAAAACCGTTTTGGAGAAATCTTAAGATACATTAATACCAATATCACCAGTAAAAAGGAGTTAGGAGTGCCAGCCCTCGCCGCAAAGTTTGGAATATCCAAATCGTACTTCTCTGAGTACTTCCGCAAGCAAGCGGGTATTAGCCTGGCAGATTACATCATGGAGTCGAAACTCCGGATCGTGGAGACGAAGATTTTACATACTGATCTGCCTTTAAAAGAAATTGCTTACCAGCTCAACTTTTCGGATAGTAGCCACCTTGCTAGATCATTTAAGAAAGCCTATGGAATGACGACTGGTGAGTTTAAGAGCCAGGGAAAGGTCTGTTGCAACTAA